A genomic segment from Bradyrhizobium diazoefficiens USDA 110 encodes:
- a CDS encoding ABC transporter substrate-binding protein — protein MTERPSAFAVDRRGFIRLAGTSAAGWLALGATSDRMRIVASLTGLPLDDELTRRSMTDSPTSRLGGLIVGLRQRGWVEGVNFRLELRSTFGSSDRLKTAVQELLELKPDVILTGSTIETAAVLAATKTIPIVFATANDPVGNGFVESLAHPGGNVTGFTNSSAEMGGKWLQLIREAVPDVARVGVLFNPATTPRGGRFFLDSIEQEAAASGVSVVPAPVNAPTEIDEVIGRLSEPPKAAMVALVDSFLVIHRQAVVAAAAKYRVPTIYPFHYFMDAGGLMSYGPTLEVRSADYVDLILRGTKAGDLPVQSPRKYELLINRTVARTLDLTIPFTLLARADEIRE, from the coding sequence ATGACCGAACGGCCTTCCGCTTTCGCGGTCGATCGCCGCGGGTTCATTCGCCTTGCGGGGACAAGCGCTGCGGGATGGCTCGCGCTCGGCGCAACATCTGATCGCATGCGGATCGTCGCCTCGCTGACGGGATTACCGCTCGACGACGAATTGACCAGAAGGAGCATGACCGACAGCCCGACCTCCCGCCTCGGCGGCCTCATCGTGGGTTTGAGGCAGCGAGGCTGGGTCGAAGGCGTCAACTTCCGCCTCGAACTCCGTTCGACTTTCGGCAGCTCCGATAGACTGAAGACCGCGGTCCAGGAATTGCTGGAGCTGAAGCCGGACGTGATCCTGACCGGCTCGACGATCGAAACCGCGGCAGTCCTGGCAGCCACCAAAACCATCCCGATCGTCTTCGCGACGGCCAACGATCCCGTCGGCAATGGCTTCGTGGAGAGCCTCGCGCATCCCGGCGGCAACGTCACCGGCTTCACCAACAGCTCCGCCGAGATGGGCGGCAAATGGCTTCAGCTCATCCGGGAGGCCGTGCCTGACGTTGCGCGCGTCGGTGTGCTGTTCAACCCGGCGACCACGCCGCGCGGCGGGCGCTTCTTCCTCGACTCCATCGAGCAAGAGGCCGCAGCATCCGGCGTCTCCGTGGTCCCCGCCCCCGTCAACGCGCCAACGGAAATTGACGAAGTCATCGGGCGCCTCTCCGAACCGCCCAAAGCGGCGATGGTTGCGCTGGTCGACAGCTTCCTCGTGATCCACCGGCAGGCGGTCGTGGCGGCAGCGGCCAAATATCGCGTCCCCACGATCTATCCGTTCCATTATTTCATGGATGCGGGCGGGCTGATGAGCTACGGGCCGACGCTCGAAGTGCGCTCGGCCGACTATGTCGATCTGATCCTGCGCGGCACCAAGGCCGGCGATCTCCCGGTGCAATCGCCACGCAAATACGAGCTGCTGATCAACCGCACGGTCGCCCGTACGCTGGATTTGACCATACCGTTCACGCTGCTGGCACGCGCCGACGAGATCCGCGAGTGA